The Bombus pascuorum chromosome 13, iyBomPasc1.1, whole genome shotgun sequence nucleotide sequence ttattttcatttggaACAAGACAAAGATTCTCTTTAATAAAAcctaaaatacagaaaatagttaaaaattaagCATTCAATATTGTTacctatttatatatttattatatatttacctTCAAGTTTATGACGctgttgtaattttaaagGGCTGTCGTCTGTTTGTAGATAAACCAAATGGCTTTGCTCTAATTTCATGCTAATTTCTTGTAATCTATCCTTGCTTCTTATTATTAAGTCATTTGCCATTTTTATCACTGCaacaatatacatttttgatcacttgtattttctatatgtcTAAAATTGTCCAAGTTATTTCACAGAAACAaaacatttagaaaaaaaaaaaaaaaaaacagtatTTACATGTTTAATGTAGgatacttaaaaatttgaatagttaaatggtaatattattcaaaatgaaacacaaataaaatatcagtGAAAAACAGAAGCGAGCTTAAAGATGtcattcagaaataaacatcTTTCACACCTATTACAAAACCGTCTAGAAATGCAGTTTTAGATCAAATTCTTGATTCAAACTATGGCTAGCTCCAACCTAAAAATAAATCCTATATTTAGAAGCACCGCTACAGTGTTTACTCCAGGAGCTACCATAATATATTCTCTATTTGGAAAATGCTCCATCTCATGTAGAAACGTTCATCGAGcttttcattatatttcaaaaacatATTATTCCACTtcataaacaataaatatttttctttacaacTTTTTTCTTGGTTATGTTCAAGTTATATCAAGAGCATGAAACAAACATATGCTAGAAAGATAATCGTCGATACGAAATATGCGTATAGAGTTATCACATAGTTATCACCACGATTCATGTTCATTTCGAACAGTTATAGTTGATCTCACAGATGTCAAAGTCATAGTTAATGTTAttgtttacattaaatttacatccaaatttttttatactataatttagtggataattataataacaataaaaaacataaaaaatgatGACAGATATGGAAGAGGCAGAAGCAAGAGAACTTCAATTACAAATTGAGAAACGCGATAGGTAACTTTCTGCATTtcacgttatttatttattttacaattgtttGTAAACATAATCGCTGTCACACTTTacaattacatataaaattcatttatttataattgtacaCAACTAAAAGTATCGATAATATACATCACATTTTCCcaaaattttatagtaaagAAGTTGAATTTGACTTCAAAGTAGCTGTGAAGAAATTAGCAGAAGgatttttaaatcaatatcAGGAACAGTGGGAACAAACTGAGAAAAAACTTGATGAAGTAAAGTAAGtagaagtaaaaaatataagtatttcCTGATTTTATGTTTCTTGCTATTTTTGTTTAGAAATAAGCAAGAGACTTTGCTCGATCAGATGCAAACTGAGAACAAAAAACTTCAAGATGTTTTTGATGATGTTAAGCTAAATGAAACGGTAAGTATATTGatagtgaaatataaatttcattttacagaAATTGTTGATATAGAAGAATGGcccaaaatataaaatatataagagGAACATGTATTACAGTTTCAGATGATTAAAGTTAGTCaaggtaaattaatattaatgaaaaaagaaatggctTCCATTCATGAAAGGACATTCAAATTAAAAGtgagttataatatttatatactatacatatatatttctaatttactattatttatgtaatgtacaaattatttttgtttagaaaCGAGCATCAAGATTGCAGCAGATAATACAGAAGGAGGCCTTAAATAGAGAGCAACAACGAGAGCAAGAACTTCGTCGGGAACAAGAATTAATTGGTAAACCAGTGATAAGTTAAGGAAAATCATTATCTAGGGAGATAATTAATATCGGCAAAGACACATAGGCATGTAAGGACAGATTGTACTTATACACACATCATGCTAAAATGTGTGTCTAAATTTAGTCATTGATTTTATTGTGTAATATaacttatacatacatatttttatacattaccAAACAATTTCCCATTGTCCATTAGAGTCACATTTCTCAGTAcctttacataaataattaaatgttgtTCTAGTAGGAAAACCAATGATTTCCCTATCTTCTTGTATTCTAAATGTGTATGTTGATTCATATGTTCctataaaatatctacaaaAGGATGCAAACAATACATTATTCCtattcataatataaaacatgagatatattattgttaattctTACCTAGCATGGGAACTAATTATTTGGTCAATAATTGCAACCCCGCCGtctttaaatttacttaataCGTAATCtgatgaaataaatctaaGAACTGTATAATTAGATAGGTACTGTTTGAGTTCACTGaattctaaacaaattgatatGATTAATAGATATGCCCGTTTATTAATCTCTTAAGGAAGTTTTGGTATGATTTACCTTCTTGTGTTGCATCTGTAGCAACAAACAAAGATTTTAATTGGAGTTcgtctaatttattttttaactgaGAAGCAGCAGACTGTATTGTTGGCACTGTTGAAGGGCGACCAATTAAAAAATCGCGTCTTCTTAAATGGACTGATAAATAAGGTCCTCCAACTGCATTCCTTATACCctataattagaaaaaggttgtattttataatttaaatctttttattaatctaAGTGAAATTAGATACTTTTTCTTTAGTCCAGTCATCTGGTCGTTCAGTCTTATCATGCTCATTTGTTGAATTAAGGAAAGTTTTTCTATATTCATTagcaatattatatagttcAGAATTATATCGCATACTACGTCTAGCTTTCCAATATTCTTTTGTACCATAAAAGTCATGTAATGCAATCTCCATGTGATCAAACATTATAGACCtatcataataattaaattagttGTAAAAGATATTGTACGTAAAATTTGAGTAttgttaaacaaattatatattttcttacctATAAACATTAGGTTTAAGATTTTGTTTAAGATCAGACATCATACcatgaaatttaatacactTAACAACTTTAGAAGTTATATTATGATATCCCCAAAAATatcctatatatttttctgattCTACTTTATGAAATTGTAATGATTTATCATTACattctattatttcatttttatcttcaaatttaCCTGTTTTGAACATTTCTTCGtcgttttgtaaaatatatacaacatCAAGATgcgtttcattattttctgaAGGATATTCTGAAAATGCATATCTCTATTGATTTTATTGTtcacaataaataaatgaaattttatacctTGTAAAAACTgacatatttcaataactggtatatatttttgtaaacttGAAATGTCAAAGAACAGACTCCAAGGCAATTGCGTTTGATATCCTATGTGTTTACTACGCCAATGATACAAATTACCTGtagaaatagaataaaaataaaatgatgcAAAAACTACTtgtacattataaaattaccCCATGGTGGCAAAACTAATTGCcatttaaaatctttttcttgcttgattaaattttttataaaaactgcAATACGAATAAAAACGTCCCTTCTTAAGTTAAATCCTTCCGGAGGATTAACATCGTAGAGTATATAACTGAAAAATCATTAtctatgtaaaaaatattaattttaaggcgattatatatatatatatataataaaggaGTAAGCTCAGACCGATTTTGCGAGTAACGTGATTGAACGCTGCATTTATTGTTAGTTTCTCCATGTTCATCTGGTATATcacaaaattcattttcaacgatattttgtgtaaaattaatcaaaagtaatataaaatacaatactcTTAAAAGTAAcaacatattttacattttgaggttatattttacatgttaCGATAGGTCAAGAATACTTCGAACATTTCCGGagtaatataagaaatattttgtattgtataatgagcttcaataaaatatataataaataaatttgtattcaatttttatcttttttcaaaaaaacaTTTGCTTCTTAAAGAATGAGATTAAGGATAGTAAAAAAACAACAGCAATAACAACAACATTGTACAGCTTGATTTTTGTTATACACGAATTACAGACTTAAATCTCCCTTATTCCAAAATGGTTGTTGATGGGTAGATTACAATTTGCTAATtcaattgataataattataataatgataataataattattatttatcgtcttatacaatatttataattcatagtTCAGTTAACATAGTTTCTGCCCCCTTATACAAGCAGGGCTGTTATGTTACATTTACTGTGACTCATTTCCCATACTTTCTCATTTATCCTATTAAAGTATATACTtagcatataaaaattacaaggaCAATTTATATTGGTAATGGTAGGTAGTAGCTGTAGTTGTAGTAATAGTTATGATAGTGGTAGCAGTAATGGTATTtgtagtaatagtaataattatagTAGTAGCACTAGCAGCAGTAATGgtagcaataataatattatcgttataattatttatgcgATAACTATGCTCTGTTATCGTCCCCATTTTCCATGATTTTTTTTAGTACTTTTCACACGCGCGTATACTTGTATTATGAAATCTCAGATCCAATTCTTGGTTGCTTAAGACTCCAAGTGTACTGTGGGCACAGAAAGTTATCCACTGTCCCTGTCAAAATTTGTGCCTCGTTGtgattctttttaaatgtGTGCTGTTTTATAGTTTCTTGTCACATTCTGTTAGCAATGACATTAACTGGTAGTAGAATTCTTAGTCTGCAAACATTGGTACATATCATAATACTGAATTgtcattataataaatataacacgaaATTCATTTCTATTATACTAATTCCCCTCCTGTTTTGCATCTCTATATGAATTCTCTATTGTTAACATCACAGCTAAAAAGTTGCTTTATGTTAACAGGAAACACACTATTTTACATTCGATATAAGAAACGTGAAGTAGTATATGAcatttaaaacttttaaaaagaaaaaaaaggcaAATGATTTATGCATTAATCGCACAGTGCACTCATTCAgatatatgatattatttgaatagtCCATCACTTTTCTCACACGCACacttcattttcatatttgccacagttttatatatatatgtatatatacacacgtatatacatgtgtgttatgtatatagatgtatatttatatttgaaatgatatttaaatttctaacaaaCATTTTAAGTTTAATCATTTGCAATAATGGAATAACATAATGTCtaatatttgttttctatttattcttaaaaaaaaattaaaaatatcttaaagaaataaataatcatgtAAAATGATTTGCAAATGCTAGAAGCAATattcctttatatttttcaagtataaaattattctgaatctggaatatataatttaagtaaataaaaattccacgatAAACGAATAAgtacaaatttcataaaaaactGATTTATAAGAACAATATAAAGTTTAACTAATCATTTTAACAACCATATtctgataataattaaaaaatttatttctttgtgcACTATGTACCatactatacatacatatatataaaacacacacaaatatatgtatgtatagttTTATACTACTTCacatttagaaatatttctgaCGATTACCCGCTTACTAGcacaattgaaaatttttatgctGGCACAATTACCTGAGAGTCCAGGTAAAATAgtcagatataaataaaaatcagtaTAATTACATACTGATGATTTATGCACTTGTACAGAATCATCGCATACGagacaaacatttttaaacgatCTACAAATCTCTTGGATTTTGATTTATCTTGTAGTTGATGCTTCTGacaaaaattttacataaaccaaatattttcttttcatttaaaatggGCCCAATCCATGCACTTGTTGCACacacaattttttactttgatCGATTTCCTTTGCttctgaataaatttatttgaaatatttgttgcaTATTTACCactgggttggcaactaaatgattgcgaactttgtcattaggtggtattgacaaaatccgcaattacttaattgccaacccaatattattCTTTCCGGATTACTGCAGCAATCTAATCTAAAAATTCCATCATATAGATATATTCCAACAAAATTTGCTATAATATTCATTCAGAAGTAAAGTAATTGGATATTTAATAGCGATTTaacatttgttattattagGATTGTAGTATATTTACCTGCATTGGGCTTTGCaatgaaatgttaaaaaaattacagggatgttaataaataattcgtatATACACAGAGAAagatatatacacatacacactCACACACGTACGCACGcgcatacatatgtacaataaCTAGCATTAACACACACAAACATATGTCATACAAAAATCCagaataacgttaaacttGTTCTTCCGGCAGTTCGGTCGAATTGAGCATACAAAAAGATtgtacgaaagaaaagatacaTTGTGAAATAACACATAATACAGACTGTTACATTACAATATTACATATGTTTTACGTGCATGTTTTTACCATGTATTAGCATGTATATTTCTTCTAAGAACcgaaaatgaattatatagaagaacaatatttcatttaatgtaatttcatttcctcTATACTTTTTACAATCTTATGATATGTGTAAACTGATAATAAAGaaacttaaatattataagtgTCTTTCTTTAGGTATTGATAATTTGCTATACAACACATAAAGCTGTTACATTTAAACAAAACAGTTTGCTCAGCATTGCTGAagacaatatttaatattcattgttTTGCTTCTTCATCAGCATGTACACTCTAAAAGGGTATAATACATATCCTTTTATGGGCATAAATTTGTAcagaattgaagaaaatcGAAAGCAAAACAAATTCTAAGTTTAAGCACTTGTTCATTATTTTTTGGTAAAAACATTACGTATATAGTAGATGCTATTAGTTTTGCTTATTCAAGCTCTATTCGATACCGAGCAGTCGGAGGCTGGATTCAGGCGAAATTTTTTcgtatctatgtatatatttatagttaaATACATAGAAGGCGGCAAAGCTGCTACATATCGAGTCATGATTTACATATATGCGATTATGAATGTGGCTGCTTTTTGGAAGGtttgcttttatttcttttccttggAATGTCCATTGACACTATTAACTAGCgtacattaaaaataagttCAGTCATTTACACATACTGCAGACACTTCCGAAAGGGAGAGACGGCCATTCTGTTTCACAAAGTGACTCAGTTTTGTATATCTATTCATTTGTACAAATTAGTTCTGTACAATCGTGTAGCATTACATTAGGATTAAAAAAGGATATACATTGTAATACTATTGTAGAAATGTTTTACCTCAAATAAACTTTTCTACTAGTATTTTGAAGATTGTTCGGTGTAACTAAAATAACTAAACGCGCGTGCAGTTCCGAATTATTAatcgttgtttttttttttctatatcttgATAATCAGCTTTCTTTAAtaactaaataatataatttgcatGTGCAAACGTTTTTACTACGACGACTTATCTTTCAACACAATATCAACAAGAAATTCGGACTTAACATCCCCCGAAGGGAATTAACCGACGATTAAAAATCATAGGACCagttattaaaacatttatataaagaaacaaGAGCGTACCACCTTGTCTCAGTATTGAGGTAGCGTAACGTTGCTTTGGCTTAGCGAGTCTTTCTGATTatctagaaatatttcaactgaTCGGTGGTacttagaaaagaaaaagatttctaCACGCCGAAGAATGAGACTGTACATTATGATCTTTACAGATAAGACATATTTTGATCTTCCTACTGCGTACATATATGTCAAGTGTCAACGTTACATTCTTGTACACACGTGTACGACTGTGCAATCATCGTACTGCATTGTAATTTCTTTGGTAGAAACTATTTGGTACGTATGCGCCCATTCGGAAGGTCGTGCAGAGCAATGGAGTTACAACGAATTGATAACTTGCAGGGGGTAGTTCACAGGGAAACAAACATCAACAACGATTCCTCAAGTATCAACAACATTAACAACATCCCATTATAACTTATCATCATTATTGTGATCGTCTCTATCATGACCAGTTTTATCATTACAGTCACTGTCGTAATCTCAGTCTTTCGCCACACCTTCAGCCTGATAACATTTTGTAATgagtaattataattatcatcgTAATCATTGTCTTCAGCAACATCGTCATTactgttaaataatatttatggcCATTGTTAGTGTATTTTTTTGCTGTTCTTGTTATggccatttcttttttatttcattttttctttcttttacttcgtgactttttattatatttataacgcTCTTCATCTTCGTGAATTCTTTCTCACTATCGATCGAGTCTACTAATAATCATTCCTGGAACTTTGAAACAAGATGTTAAGAAAACATGCAAATGAACTATCCAcatgaaattcttttctttgaatgaataaaaaatgctAGAGAGCCGAATGAGACATGATTTCCTTatgattaaacaaaataaagatagtataacgatatacgtgaCTGATCGATAGAGTTCAATTATCAATTAGAATTACAAAGTTCCTTAATTTTATAACACCTACTAACTTTGCGTACATGTACTTATACATTGCGCGATTATTTTGGTATAAAATGTCCGTTCCTTAGTtcacaataaataaaaagcagTTCTTTTAAACACGTCCATGCAACCAgttgtttgataattttctaattacgaTAGTTGCTTCGGTgtaattctttaatatattacgtgttTATATGTGATCtacaaacatttaaaattcatcgaaataaCAGAGGAGGACAAGTATTCCAGCGCTCCTTCTGTATGAAGtaatatgtgtgtgtgtgtgtgtgggtatatacatatacatatatatatatatatatatatgtatatgtatatgtatatatgtatatattgttttatatatatatggctTATTAGGTCACCGTCTTATAGATGCAGAAATATAGAATGCAGTCTTTTCCTTGTATATAAATAGTTTCCTCGAGAGCAATGGCACTAATACAATTTTGgggatttttattttgtgcGGTATGTGGTATTATCAAAATAGACAGTTGTTTTATAACTATTTGTTACATAGTATAagtacataatatactataagaAATATGCAATTACGTCCTGAAAATGTTTACGAACTACCATGATATTGATTATTCCAAAAGCTACAAGTCTTGCTATTCTTAAGAAATCGAGGTGAAATTAGACAGAATTATTGTCGTAATTACCTATAACTGATTCTTTGGGCTTtcgaggaaaaatatatttcacgatTCCCTGACCGCTCACTACATTTCAGTATCTATATGAGAGTAATTGAttcagaattattattttttatccgaAATCCGTAACAAGCGGTTTATGAAACATACGCgacataaaaattgataaaacgttttaaattttcttcttgaacaTACAATAAATCaccattttcttttaacagATTATGTCCGATCGTGTTTTCATATCACCGTGTGTTACAGCTCTTAACAGTATGAAGATACCCTTAGAATGATACTTAAAGCTCTTACACTTTTACAACACACTTGCATACAGAGAGTAGTAATAGCTGGGGTTTTGGACTAGACGTGATGTGGTTGAAGATGAGGCAGCCTGCTAGACGAGTTGGATCAGGATTTCATATTATTCGCTTCATCGAGTCGCCTTTCTGTTCCTACTGTTAATAAATTTGCGAACTCCATCTCTAACAACTGCCGAGCCTGTTGAAGTACAGAAAAATGGTAAAGATAGtaaagattatatataatttctaatctcTGATAACTATATAGCAATACATTAAACTAAAACCTACTTGTGTGTTTTGCGTTGGAATTTGCAAAGCTAGAGCGAAACTATTGGCGTCGAAACTTTCATCGAGGGCTATAAGAGCTCCATGTACCCCAGATTCTAAGAGGTGGTTACCGTATTCctgaaaatacgaaattgtGTTTTATCATCACTACAGTATgaatgatttataaaatggAAAGTAGTAAAATGGAGTTACTTTCAGGCCGATAGATTGCACCCATCTTATAACACGATCATTACTCCATACAAGAACATCGACGTTTGCACCTTCCGCCATTCGTCTCCTTTCTTCTAATTGTTGCCTATCAtaatttaatcgttttaaaCACAAAATGCCATATTGCAAGCTTgttctgtaaaaataaataaatttcggaTTAGATCAAGGAATCTAAAAATCACTATTAAAcatgaatttttgtttttaatgatTTATCACCTGTGAAAACTATCAACCATTCTAAGTTGACCACGAAGGTCCTTTTTGTTAAGGTGATCCAACATTCTGGCATCAACAAGGCACTCCATGAAAGTGGATCGATACTGTGGCAAACCAAGACTTGGAAGCCAGACATTACCAATCCATTCGTGGTTCATATCTCCAAATGCTAAGGTTGTGCGAGAAGTTGTTGGTGCTGATGGACTTGTAAGTGACACCATTTCTTGAATAGCTAACCGTAGTTTCAATCGATGTAGAGGATTactaagaataaaaattattacattaaatgtTAGTGGTTTTATATTGTATGGAACTCCATCATGCTTGTCATCCAAAATGTGCAGAATGTGTTAAATAACTCAATTTCATACCTTATACCAATTTCACGTTGAATTTCAGTATCACTAAGAGCACTCATTATGGCACCACTTTTGACATTTGCCCGGCAAGCTGCAACATACCACGTTGGCATTCCCACCCACAGCTCAAGCCAAGCCACTACAGTTGGTCCATTCCATAGAGCAAAAGGTGTTCCAGCTTTCATTGCCTCCGCCAGAAGTTCGTGTCGTGAAGAATCTAACATACTTCCAAACATACTTGGACTGAAAGAAAATTAGtgctataacaattatattcattaattatttaaattacgaatatatttttagttacatatatgtaccttttcttttttctacgaTCAAAATCGCTTTTACTACCCATAGTACCAGCAACAGAAACATTATCTCCATAATCAGGATCTGCAGGTGTATTTGCTCCTCCCATACCTGGTATATCTCCAGGCATTGGCGTATCTTTCCCCTTGATCTGTAACCAAAATTCTCTCTCTGACTTTcctcatttttcttatttagttatttggttattatcttatataattaaaatctgCATTACCTTTTCTTTCTTGCTGAAAAATCTACCAAGACTGCTCTTAATGCCTTTCTTCTTTTGAGCTGCAGCTACTGCTGCTGCGGTTGCTGGACTCATGGTAGATTGCATGTGCAAATGCGAACTAGACAATTGTCCAATTGGCAATCCAACACCAGACAAGTTGTTCTTATGCAAACTGTCCTGGCTGCTATGACGTGAGGACAATGGGGAAGGGGGAGTCCCAGAATTGAGTGCGCCGTTGTTATGTTGCCCATGCCTGCTGCATGGAGCGCTAATCTAGTTTCTATTTCTACTCTAAATAATGCATTCTAGCCCACAAACTATCCgacttatatttttttttctatgttgTATGTACCTTCTATATCATGTTTGTGATctgaatttatacaaattattttcagatcTTTTTCAAGATACATCATCGCACTAGACAATCAAACAGCCAAATTAATAACAGGATTCTCTAAACCATCTAATGTTCTGTACTCTTCAATATTTAAAGCATAAAGAGatcaatgttttaaattacGTGAGATAAGATATGATCAGGGAACTTACTGAGCCAAGTGAATTGCATTACTTAAAAGACTTTTAGCAGTGATATATGATTGTGCTTATACATGATAGTACATGGGCATAAGCACAAATACTATTTAGCTTCGAATAATATATGtgatatgattttttattccaaattgcgtattttcaatgaaaatgatattcCTAATTGAGTCAGATTAAAGCATTcaagttttaattttgtacTATTCAAGATATCTACAACTGACAATTGCTACAAACAAATAACTAGTAAActaaagaagaaatgaaacaataTCAATATCAGTTTTGGAAATTCGTGAAAAAATCATTATATCACAATCCAAtatcttatacatataaaaacaatatagtatcatatgaaagaataaaaaatatttctttccaaGAACATccaaaatgataaattatgtTTGACAAAATAGTGAAAAAACAGTTGTAATACCTACTCAGTATTACAGGGAAGGCATAGAAACCTGAAAATACAGCTGATCACTGCTTATGAGATGGGATTGCCATAATAAGTACCGTTTAAAGacaaagatatagaaaaacCGCCTTATCTATGAATTCtattgaaacaattataatcttttattgaGATAATGAAACTGTTAATTGCATCTATTGGATCCATCTATATCTTTGCACCTATTTCTTAGAAAACAACCTTATTCGCGCAGGAGATTCAGACGCGACGTTAACTCGATGCAATTCTCTTGGCTGCC carries:
- the LOC132913667 gene encoding biogenesis of lysosome-related organelles complex 1 subunit 6-like — protein: MMTDMEEAEARELQLQIEKRDSKEVEFDFKVAVKKLAEGFLNQYQEQWEQTEKKLDEVKNKQETLLDQMQTENKKLQDVFDDVKLNETFQMIKVSQGKLILMKKEMASIHERTFKLKKRASRLQQIIQKEALNREQQREQELRREQELIGKPVIS
- the LOC132913656 gene encoding GDP-fucose protein O-fucosyltransferase 2, encoding MLLLLRVLYFILLLINFTQNIVENEFCDIPDEHGETNNKCSVQSRYSQNRYILYDVNPPEGFNLRRDVFIRIAVFIKNLIKQEKDFKWQLVLPPWGNLYHWRSKHIGYQTQLPWSLFFDISSLQKYIPVIEICQFLQEYPSENNETHLDVVYILQNDEEMFKTGKFEDKNEIIECNDKSLQFHKVESEKYIGYFWGYHNITSKVVKCIKFHGMMSDLKQNLKPNVYRSIMFDHMEIALHDFYGTKEYWKARRSMRYNSELYNIANEYRKTFLNSTNEHDKTERPDDWTKEKGIRNAVGGPYLSVHLRRRDFLIGRPSTVPTIQSAASQLKNKLDELQLKSLFVATDATQEEFSELKQYLSNYTVLRFISSDYVLSKFKDGGVAIIDQIISSHARYFIGTYESTYTFRIQEDREIIGFPTRTTFNYLCKGTEKCDSNGQWEIVW